Genomic segment of Colletotrichum destructivum chromosome 5, complete sequence:
TCGTATCTGTCCATCATCAGTTCCGTTCGGGCTCTGTGCGTTCGTCTCATCATTGAAAAGGGGGCCATGGTGTTTGATCAACACACAGAAAGACGGGATGGATGAAGGGAGAAAAAGACAAATCAAACTACTTGCATCCGTAAGGGGGACAACAAGAAGGGCGGGTAagggaaccccccccccccccccctctaaAGAGAAGAGTGTGGCCACGGCCCATGATAACCCACCAAGGGAAGGGAGTCGAGGCGGAGCGCATCGAGACATCCATCCTCGGGGTTTTTGTTGGAGCCCAGAGGACTCCTCCGCCTCACCTACGGCCGGGATCTTGAGAAAAAAACATGGATGGTAATTAACGAGATGGCGCCTCGTAAAGAGTACGCGTTTATCTTTTGGCCCTTTCTCTTAAATGGTTTGGGTCCAGAGGACCTGGAAGGCATCTCCCCGTTGGCTGAATGGAcgtggccgtcggcggcggccctgcAATCTCAGAGGGCGTCGGGTCGCTGCCATCTATTACAGCACTACCGCACTACATGTAGCATGGATAGTATACGGATACCTAGGTCGGTAgggaggtaggtagggaaGTTAGGTAAGTTAGTGTAAGTAGGTAGCGGCTCTTGGCACAGCCACTGGTCAAACGGCCTGGCAAGACCGGGTAGGCGAACCCcggatgctgatgctggccCGCCCCTTTCCCCTGCTCCTTGCTCTGCTGCTGTCAGTCAGCATGGTGTGGTCGTCAGTCTTTTCCCCTCCGCTTTCGCATTTTTGTCGTCATTTCATTCCTCCTCTGCATACCCACGACCGCCACACTGCTCCgatttttgttttctttcttcctctcctttcTTTGGTGCGCATTCTGTTCTATCTAtaccttccccccccctctctctttcgcgCCCGGGCACGCCCACATCCGCTGTTCATCACACCGCAACTTGGCGCGCCGGGCCCCCTGACGAAACCAAAACGATACccggcagcgaggacgacgacaaagacgaagacgacggcaaACCGGCTGCGACCACGCGGCGGCCGGCTCAGTATCCCGTGGAACCTCGAGAGGAGGATCGCCCTGCGCAGGATCGTGAGCGTGCTGGGGACGACATCGATTGGACGAGGCCCGCGAACCACCATTTCCGAACAATTCTACAAAACGCAGAAACGCTACTTTATCGAAGCCGAGTAGAAGGCGGAAGAAAGACAAAACAATAGAAAGGAGAGCGTCTCGACATATATACCCGACCGTTGCATCTCTTCCCTCTGGATCCGTCTCCGTCCACTGTTGCGAACGCGTGACCGCACCCCCGAAACATTCGAGCTCGAAAGCCACGAGGCGACCAAGCTCTCGCCAAGACCGACACCCGCTCTGTTCCTGCAGCAGACTAGTCTTGGCGATCGTCCAATATCCCCGAGCCCCGACCCCAACCCACCACCCCTCTGATAGTCCACACATACCAACATCGGGCCTTTGtgtctttcttcttccagccGTCACCTACACCGAGTCTTCGGTTCCTTCTCCGACACCATCCAACGTACAGGACCCTCCTCGGAAGGGTCCTAAGCCGCCGCCACAATGAACCTGACGTGTAACTCAACGCTCGAGGACATGAGAAGTATGTCACCTTGCCCGAACCCCCCCTCACCCGAAACCCTCCCACCACACAGCCAGTGACCCCGTCAAGACGCAACCAAGCAAGCTAACAACATGACCACCTCCTTCTAGTTGTCCCCGGCTCCGAGATTCTCATCGCCGGCCCGTTGACCTTCCATGACCTGGCCCTCATCATCGCTGGCTCCtgcaccatcatcgccatctgcCTTTCCTTCTACCTCATCTTCATGCACTCCATCAACTACACGAAGCCCCGCGAGCAGCGCCAGATCATTCGTATTCTTTTCATGGTCCCCGTCTACGCTGCCTCGTCTTTCCTGCAGCTCTATTTCTACTGGCACGCCGTCTACTTCCAGCTCATGAGCGACTGCTACGAAgccttcgccatcgcctccttcttctcgctcaTGTGTCACTACCTCGCCCCAGACGTCCACACCCAAAAGGACTACTTCCGCAACCTTCACCCCATCAAGCCTTGGGTCTGGCCTCTCGGCTGGTTCGCCAAGTGCTGCGGAGGACAGAGAGGCCCCTGGCGTACCCCCAAGAGCGGTTTGACGTGGTTCAACGTCATCTGGATCGGCGTCTACCATTATGTCTTCATCCGCGTTGCCATGACTGTCACCGCCGTTGTCACGCAGTACTTCCACCGCTACTGCGAGAGCTCCAACAACCCTGTCTTCGCTCACGTCTGGGTACGTATATGCTCCCCCAAGAGGCCCGTCGTGGTCCTGGCTGACATCCATAGGTCATCTCCATCAACTGCGTGGCCGTCACAATCGCCATGTACTGCGTCATTCAATTCTACGTACAGATGCGGGAGCCTCTCAAGGAGCACTCGCCCTTTCTCAAGGTTCTTGCCATCAAActtgtcgtcttcttctctttctggCAGGTCACTTGCATCTCTCTGGCCACATCCACGCTCGATCTCGTCCACCCGAACAGAGTCCTTGCCTATCCCGATATCAAAGTcggcatccctgcccttcttctctgTTTCGAAATGTCTCTGttcgccctcctccatctctgGGCTTTCCCCTACGCACCCTACGTGCCCGGCGCCAAGGCCACATTCTACCCGGCCCCGGACGCCCGCGATCTTAACGCCTCTCTGCGCGAAAACGTCCACTCTGCCCCCAGCGGCGGCTGGATGGGTCTCCGCGCTATCGGAGACGCCCTCAACCTCTGGGACTTCGTCAAGGCGTTTGGCCGTGGTATGCGCTGGTTATTCTGCGGTGTCAAGCGCCGCAAGGAGGACCCCAGCTACAAGACAGCCGCCAGCTTGGACATGGATGACctcgacaagggcggcgacacCGCATACCATCCCGCTGGCCTCAAGAGCACCGAGCATCTCCCCATCGCTCACGAGTTCCGTCGCAGCACATATCTTCAGCCCTTGCGaccacctcctcgacccGCACGCCTGGACAACGAGAGCGCCAGCCTCATCGCTCACGCACAGCCGAACCCTTCCCAGATGTCTCCACCGCGCCGCCCAGAACGGCCACACTCACCATTGTCGCCCTTGTCGCCCATCTCGCCGTACCAAGACCACGGCTTCCAGGAGACGGGTATGGCACCTATGTACCATGCTCACCAGAGCTCGAACGCCGACTGGGAGAAGACATCACCCACAACGACGAGCCCGACATCGGGGCCACGCGATCTGACTCAGCAACGGATCGGAGAGGCGCTCTGGGGACCACCGCAAagccccgccgccgtcgccatgatgCCGGAAAGCCCCGTCCTCGGGTCACCCATGAACGGCGCCCCCGGTCAAGTACGCCCGACACATGGAAACCAGCCACATGGGCAGCCTGGACCCGGAACGGCCTTTTGAAAGGCCTATTTGCTTGTCGATACATGAGCATGTTGCGCGGCAGCGCTCCATCACATTTGTGATGAAGAATCCAGCAAGAGATCCTTGCGCCGTAGGTGTTGGACGATTTGGTTTTTGGATATTTGGCATGCATGGGATACGGCGTTTTGATTTCTCACGAGATACCACATCATTTTTTAGCTGATTGGGAATGAAACCGGTTTTTACCCTTCATGACGTGCGGCAGTCCATTTGATTCGTTCCCAACCCGATGCATGGTCTGTATTCGTGGTGATGTTGGGAGCATGTCCAAGTGGCACCACTCCCTTTCAGGATCTAATGATTCTGTGACGAGGAGCAAGAGGACGGGGGCTCGCcgttggagatggagatgcaTATATAGCGAGTGACAGAAACCCTTGGACATTCACGGGGCGTCACGACCAATTTCCCCTCCTGCCGTCGGTGTCAGACGAACTGAAAACCCCACACCAGTCTAAGAAAGTGTCACTCTCCCCtatcctcccctcccttttctctgtcgtcctcgtcctcgagggaCCATCGCAAAACTGGCGACGTCCTTCTTTACACACACTTGTCGCCCAAGGAAACACGCACCTCGGCTCGGGACGCAAAGCCCCTTCAATCACGATGGGACGGAACGGGGGTTTCGGGCTCTCAAGAATTGGGTGGTGGACTGGGCTTCTTCTTTCGGCGTCGCCcaccccctttttttcttcttcctggtTTCGTCGCCTCTGGCGGGGGGAGACAACCCGCTCTCATCGGTAACACATATAATCATACAATGcgtccccccccttcctttcctttcctttcctttaAACCTTTAAGTTTACCAATCCCACCGATTTTTGAAATGCGCTGTTTCGATCTCGATGGGTGATTTTACAGTTGCCGTCTACTCATTTCGACGATACCtacgccccccccccttttttttcttcttctttcttgcttATAGGGGGGCTCTAGGCCTTTGGGTATCATATTATAGTAATCGCTTCATGGGCCGAAGGATTGGGTCACTACGAATGCGGCTTGTGTACCGGGCCAATGCCTAGGGAAGATCCGAGACGAGTTGGAAGTCGAGTCATCATCCGATCCTCTTGTCTTGGTTttgacgccgacgcctcTCCCTGGCGATCCAGATGGTTGTGGAAGATGGATGTGAACGAGGCTGTGTGTGTGcttgtgtgtgtctgtgtgtgtgtttgaCACTTGAGTGGATTGGTTTGTGTATCTGAATTTGAAAATTCCGTCTTTCCCCTGGCGACCAAGACAGTTGTGCAGACCCCCCAAAATGATAGCAATACTCGTAGACAATAGAAACAAGTGTAAAAAAGCGATAATGAATGTGTCTTCTTTCGTCGAGGATTGCGGTCTCTTTCTCGTCCATTCTATGCGCGTGTCGTCGTGTTGACCAATCGCAtattcttctcttctttttttcccttccatTCCGCGCAGTAACACGACTTTTTCTCTTTGCCGAATTATTTCTCCTTCTTGTAGACTGCTGTTGGCTCCTGCTTGCGCTTCAAAGCCTCTCCATACTAACGTCTTTGCCTCTTCTCGCGTTCGTTCGATAGTCCAACTGCGTCTTCGCTCCTCCGCTTTCGGCCACGCTCATCGCGCAGCTCCCGTCGGTCGTCGGTCGGCCTCAATCCTCCGTCACGCGGACCAGTTCTAGATGCGCCACGCACGTTTGCGCCCCAGTCTTCGCCCCTTCCACCTGGACCCCCCTCTCCGCGTCCCCCTTCTCCGCGGTCGCTGCGATGACGCTGCTCACGGCTGCTTACGTGAGGGGCGTTGGCATGAGAGTCTCTGGTGCTGCTAGAGGGCTCTCGGCCAGAGCGCCGGGGCTCACGTTCCTCGCGGGTGCTGGACTGGCTTTGGGCCCCCGACCTTCGGTCCCTGTGTTCACGCGGTTCCTTGGCTTCTCTCTCGCGATCGGGGCTGCGCTCTCGCTCGCGGCTGCCTCGCCTCGAATGTCTGCCGCGCTCCGAACGGTGTTCGCGTCGGCTGCGGTCGTGCTCACTTCGCGGATGGTCATCCCCGTTGGCCTGTCCTCTGTCCTGGCGGACCGGGTCTGGACGCTCCTGGGTCGGCGTAGATACCGGCGATGCGCCCGTGAGGACTTGAGCATCAGAGCCAGCGATACTACCTCTCGGAGCTCCACGCCCGCGAATGCTGGTGCCCCTGTTGCTCTCTGGCATGTTGGCTTGTGCTTGTTGCAACGTGCTGTTAATACCAGCAAGCTGCCTGCgactgccgccgctgcgccCTCGGTCGTTTGAGGATGGCCCAGAAGGCGCACCTTCTGTTGAACCTGGATAGCTCCCTGTTGGTGTACGACTGTTACCACCTTGGATTATGGTGGCACGGTCAGGCGTGTTGATAGGTGGCAGCGATGGTCGAGAGTGGCTTGGTGGTTGGCCtggaggtggaggcggcggcggcggtgcgaTTTGTGCCAGTCGATCAGGATGGATCCCAGGGGCCAGTGTGGGGCCTCCAGAAGATGGCGTGGGTGAGTTCGTCGGACCCGGGTTCATGGTACGTGTACGGTCAGGGTGAGCggctggcgtcggcgtcatcgtaGACGGCGAGTTGACGGATGCGCTTGGGTCGTACTGGCTTCGACGTCCTCTACCAGAAGCCGGGCCCGTAGGTGGGTGTCTCTCTTCGGGCGTCGGGCTGTCGGTGTTCGGGGGGAACCATGGGTCGGGTCGTGAGTTAGGTGTGCCCATGTGGCTACCTCGGGCtgcccctcggccgcgaccACGAGGCCCCAGAGGAACGTCATTTGTGACAACTGACTGAATAGGGTTCAATCGTCCGTAATTCTGATCCTGCTGAGTGGTCCGGCTGTGGTCGGGGTCCGAGTTTCGGCTGGAACCGAGGAAAGCCTCTCTGTTTTTATCTGGGCCGAAGCGTTCACCTTCCCTCTCCGTAATGCGATCCGCTCGCGGGTTGGAAGCGGGAGGCTCGACGACGTGTGTATCTCTGCCAGAGGGACGATGCTCAGAGTGATGAGTACGGCCATGTCTATCATCTCTGCCAGCATCAGCCGTTGCGTCTGGGTTGAACCGTCCGCTTCTTCTGGGCGAATGAGTTCGCGGGGCGCCTCGGTCCCTGTGTTCTTCCCGCGCCGGACGTGCTAACGGATCTGACCGTGAGTCGCCCATCAAAGCAGCACGCTCGGGGTTGATGATGTCGGCACGCTCTTGATCTGGGCCACGTGGCTCCTGACCGCGTGAGGCCCGCCCACTGCGTCGGTCTGCTTCTGAGGATCGAGGTGGTCGCTCCGAGCGGCTAGATCGGTCTGGCTCTCCTTGGATAAGGGCCAGCCTGGCAGGGTTTACCGGGGGGTCCTCGGCCGGCTGCTGGGTTGACTGCGGTGGCGGCGTGGCATTTACGGGTTCTCGCGAGAGCCTGCCAGCCTCGGCAGTTCGGCCGTTCACCGGCGCTGTCTTATCCCGAGGCGGGCGGCTGTCACGCTCATGAGCTCCATGGTCGCGACGGGGAAGCTGCGGGTCTTGCCTGGCAGGCCAATCTTTTTCGGACAAGCGGCCGGTTTCCCTCGATGGAATCTCTGGTCCACGCCGGTCTGGGTTGGGGAAGTCACGACTGCGTTCAGGTCTAGCAGCTTCAGGGAATCTGGGATCTCTCGAGGAATCTCGGGGGTCCCGGTGTTCTCTGGAATCCCTAGGCTCCCTTGTGTCTCTGGGACCGCGTGGCTCTCGCGATTCTCTTTGGTCTCGTCGCTCCGGTAGGGCGGCGTCTGGCGTGAAGTGGTTACGTCCGTAATGACCAGGGATAGGAACGTCCGGTCGCTTAGGAAGACTGTGCGCGCTTCTGTCCGGGCCTGTGGGCGTGGGAGTCGACTTGGGCACATCCCGGTGGTTCATATTGCTCTGTGCCGGGGCGGCAGCCGCCGGCTTAGGCGTCGAGGGCTTGCTGGAGGCATTGGGGCCGAAGTCAGCGCGTGTATGCCCGGCCTTGACAGGTTCTATCGGTGAGGCCGACGGCTTTGGAGGCAAGTTGGGATCTTTTTGCGTGAGCGTGCCCGGCGCGGACGGGGCTGCCGGCCGAGCCTCGGCATCTCTACCGTCCTTGacttctccgtcttcgtGTTCTGTTGCGGTCCTGTAGACGAAATGTCAGTTGAAATGCGTGGGAACGTCCTTGGAACAACAGACGTACTTGGATGTTCCTGGCTT
This window contains:
- a CDS encoding Putative organic solute transporter subunit alpha/Transmembrane protein; protein product: MNLTCNSTLEDMRIVPGSEILIAGPLTFHDLALIIAGSCTIIAICLSFYLIFMHSINYTKPREQRQIIRILFMVPVYAASSFLQLYFYWHAVYFQLMSDCYEAFAIASFFSLMCHYLAPDVHTQKDYFRNLHPIKPWVWPLGWFAKCCGGQRGPWRTPKSGLTWFNVIWIGVYHYVFIRVAMTVTAVVTQYFHRYCESSNNPVFAHVWVISINCVAVTIAMYCVIQFYVQMREPLKEHSPFLKVLAIKLVVFFSFWQVTCISLATSTLDLVHPNRVLAYPDIKVGIPALLLCFEMSLFALLHLWAFPYAPYVPGAKATFYPAPDARDLNASLRENVHSAPSGGWMGLRAIGDALNLWDFVKAFGRGMRWLFCGVKRRKEDPSYKTAASLDMDDLDKGGDTAYHPAGLKSTEHLPIAHEFRRSTYLQPLRPPPRPARLDNESASLIAHAQPNPSQMSPPRRPERPHSPLSPLSPISPYQDHGFQETGMAPMYHAHQSSNADWEKTSPTTTSPTSGPRDLTQQRIGEALWGPPQSPAAVAMMPESPVLGSPMNGAPGQVRPTHGNQPHGQPGPGTAF